Proteins encoded together in one Thermococcus gammatolerans EJ3 window:
- a CDS encoding class I SAM-dependent methyltransferase, producing MEKEWYEVKKRKLKELYWEQNKGNPYLPNGFLVYPHEIYDFFLGFINHPGRVIDLGCGNGLLLRHLVENSEHELVPYGVDFIEESIEQARRDILPEFADNFVVANVRDYVREMPDEYFDFIFFDPYNVHPKDLPETVNHLIRACRTGGRIIFYTYHDVLESLNFEWVGDFLTEEVRRKLKRFDHPEVSVGVLEKS from the coding sequence ATGGAGAAAGAATGGTACGAGGTAAAGAAGAGAAAGCTCAAAGAGCTGTACTGGGAGCAAAACAAGGGCAATCCCTATTTGCCCAACGGGTTCCTCGTATATCCCCACGAGATTTACGACTTCTTCCTCGGCTTCATCAATCATCCGGGCAGGGTCATAGACCTCGGCTGCGGAAACGGCCTGCTTTTGCGGCATCTCGTGGAGAACTCCGAACACGAGCTGGTACCATACGGCGTGGACTTCATAGAGGAGTCCATAGAGCAGGCGAGGCGCGATATACTTCCAGAGTTCGCCGATAACTTTGTGGTCGCCAACGTCAGGGATTACGTGCGCGAGATGCCGGATGAGTACTTCGACTTCATCTTCTTTGACCCTTACAACGTCCATCCCAAGGATTTGCCTGAGACTGTGAATCATCTGATTCGAGCGTGCAGAACCGGCGGCAGAATAATATTCTACACGTACCACGACGTTCTGGAGTCTCTGAACTTCGAGTGGGTCGGAGATTTCCTGACGGAGGAGGTCAGAAGAAAACTGAAAAGGTTCGACCACCCAGAGGTCTCCGTTGGGGTGCTGGAAAAGTCATAG
- a CDS encoding PIG-L deacetylase family protein: MVLSFEGSLEKLLTILEFDLSNPFKDAEKVLCIEPHPDDCVIGMGGTIKKLTERGVKVVYLCLTDGSMGTYDESVSPHELALIRRREEEKSARMLGVERIIWLDYRDTELPYNIEARNNIIKVIRQEKPDLVLAPDPWLPYEAHPDHVTAGKLALEAVLFSPLPNVARSDLHIGLEPHRIDLIGFYYTAKPNYFVDITDVMELKLRAIRVHRSQFTDDVWEKWEPFLRTVAEFYGEKIGVRYAEGLRFMPELFLHITPFAELI, from the coding sequence ATGGTTTTGAGCTTTGAGGGCTCGCTCGAAAAGCTGCTCACAATTCTCGAGTTCGACCTCTCAAATCCGTTTAAGGACGCTGAAAAGGTTCTCTGCATAGAGCCCCATCCGGACGACTGTGTAATCGGGATGGGTGGAACAATAAAGAAATTGACCGAGCGGGGAGTTAAGGTCGTCTACCTCTGCCTCACCGACGGCTCAATGGGGACGTACGATGAAAGCGTGTCCCCCCATGAACTAGCCCTCATAAGGCGAAGAGAGGAAGAGAAAAGCGCCAGAATGCTCGGCGTTGAGAGGATAATCTGGCTCGATTACAGGGATACGGAGCTTCCATACAACATCGAGGCGAGGAACAATATAATCAAAGTCATCAGACAAGAGAAGCCTGACCTCGTCCTCGCTCCGGATCCCTGGCTACCCTACGAGGCCCATCCAGACCACGTGACAGCGGGAAAGCTTGCCCTTGAGGCAGTGCTCTTTTCACCGTTGCCAAACGTCGCGAGAAGCGACCTCCACATTGGCCTAGAGCCCCACCGGATCGATTTGATTGGCTTCTACTATACCGCTAAACCCAACTACTTCGTCGACATAACCGATGTGATGGAGCTCAAGCTGAGGGCGATAAGGGTTCACAGGAGCCAGTTCACGGACGATGTATGGGAGAAGTGGGAGCCCTTCCTCAGAACGGTCGCGGAATTCTACGGGGAAAAGATCGGGGTGAGGTATGCGGAGGGCCTTCGCTTCATGCCCGAGCTCTTCCTCCACATAACACCCTTCGCCGAGCTTATTTGA
- a CDS encoding radical SAM protein, with protein sequence MVWETPYFSYAVRELPKGCQLCVRGEKLVLFTTGICPRNCFYCPLSPWRREDVVYANERPVKSVDDIIEEALIQEAKGAGVTGGDPLARLDRTVSYIRALKEAFGRKFHVHLYTTGALATKKNLEKLYDVGLDEIRFHPDLFNPNSKLFKVEIENIKNAFDFDWDIGGEIPSIPGQFERMKWYAEFLDRLGAKFLNVNELEFSEVTLKTMLDMGYEPVSDESSAIRGSLELGLKLLEWGEKNTSLSYHLCTAKLKDAVQLRNRLRRMARKVAKPYMEVTEDGTLRFGIAEYDDLDELYEFLVEEVEVPAEWLYINREKGRIEMPEEVALELAEAIEGDVRFFIVEEYPTFDRMEVERIPLP encoded by the coding sequence ATGGTCTGGGAGACGCCTTACTTTTCGTACGCCGTGAGAGAGCTCCCGAAGGGCTGTCAGCTCTGCGTTAGGGGTGAAAAGCTCGTCCTCTTCACGACCGGAATCTGCCCGAGAAACTGCTTCTACTGCCCGCTGAGCCCTTGGAGGAGGGAAGATGTTGTTTATGCCAACGAGAGGCCCGTTAAGAGCGTTGATGATATCATTGAGGAGGCCCTGATTCAGGAAGCCAAGGGAGCTGGAGTTACAGGTGGGGATCCGCTGGCGAGGCTCGACAGAACCGTTAGCTACATCCGCGCCCTCAAGGAGGCCTTTGGAAGGAAGTTCCACGTTCACCTCTACACCACCGGCGCTCTGGCCACGAAGAAGAACCTTGAGAAGCTCTACGATGTGGGATTAGATGAGATACGCTTTCATCCAGACCTCTTCAACCCGAACTCGAAGCTCTTCAAGGTGGAAATCGAGAACATAAAGAATGCCTTTGACTTCGACTGGGACATCGGCGGCGAGATTCCCTCGATTCCGGGCCAGTTTGAGAGGATGAAGTGGTACGCCGAGTTTCTGGATAGGTTAGGCGCGAAGTTCCTCAACGTGAACGAGCTGGAGTTCAGCGAGGTTACCCTTAAAACCATGCTCGACATGGGCTACGAGCCGGTAAGCGACGAGAGTTCCGCCATTAGGGGCTCGCTCGAGCTAGGTCTAAAGCTTCTCGAGTGGGGTGAGAAGAACACTTCCCTGAGCTATCACCTCTGCACCGCGAAGCTTAAAGATGCCGTCCAGCTCAGGAATAGGCTCAGGAGAATGGCGAGGAAGGTGGCTAAACCTTACATGGAGGTAACCGAGGACGGAACGCTCCGCTTTGGCATCGCTGAATACGACGACCTCGACGAGCTCTACGAGTTCCTCGTTGAAGAAGTCGAAGTTCCGGCGGAGTGGCTCTACATAAACAGGGAGAAGGGCAGGATTGAGATGCCTGAGGAGGTGGCTTTAGAGCTGGCCGAGGCCATCGAAGGTGACGTGAGGTTCTTCATCGTGGAGGAGTATCCTACCTTCGACAGGATGGAAGTTGAGAGGATCCCGCTGCCCTAG